A single region of the Streptomyces sp. AM 4-1-1 genome encodes:
- the mobF gene encoding MobF family relaxase, protein MISVAKVQRRNAWRYYMRGVAFGDGRRPVGQSLKDAQEMAGLPPGVWRGRGLSALGLTDGQGVTERQMKLLFGEGRHPDADRMERELLDDGVDPATARRATVLGQPIEEIEHRKQTPLLALDFVFRPQASLVVLWALGDDRTRRVIERAHERAIATTLRWLEDEVTETRWASGRGRAKAPALVVAAFRHYDNRNGFPLLHEHCLIANRAQRPDSSWYALDTARLYKNIVAADTLYTLQMTTEVCEELGLATVPREVTPGLRPVMEIAGVDQELIDWSSTRRRRIEDVLEGITDDYVKKHGRLPGERARHGLAWWAAQETRPDKKTPRPLDQLLAWWRVSALLKFGQRMVDELLQRCQAAGAAIRARVGPWVDTALATVDVAAVVFTVRGVFYRRHVLAEARRHLLETLRGRAYAPGIDTYIADRALERYSRQLTVPQKGRRAPAPDQLSYTAEFTSPSRWWIAGTDGKPPRESTRYERAKVASHALQNAIRTALTAPPARDEAPAATASAAPPPAGDHDQAAPHGVDHPGGDAAQSPAQRVAAIHAHQQAAMPQEYLEGRTTDPETWITSPQNLAHLAALTRAAEARGRTVEEQADQTKQAHQAKQAPAADAQQHHTAQPDQSRAVGPDL, encoded by the coding sequence ATGATCAGTGTTGCGAAGGTGCAGCGGCGGAATGCCTGGCGGTACTACATGCGCGGGGTCGCGTTCGGGGACGGGCGCCGTCCCGTCGGCCAGTCGTTGAAGGACGCTCAGGAGATGGCCGGGCTCCCGCCCGGGGTGTGGAGAGGCCGCGGCCTGTCCGCGCTGGGCCTCACCGACGGGCAGGGGGTGACGGAACGGCAGATGAAGCTGTTGTTCGGCGAAGGCCGGCACCCGGACGCCGACCGTATGGAGCGCGAGCTCCTGGACGACGGCGTCGACCCGGCCACGGCACGGCGGGCCACCGTCCTCGGCCAGCCGATCGAGGAGATCGAGCACCGCAAGCAGACCCCGCTGCTCGCCCTGGACTTCGTGTTCCGGCCGCAGGCCTCACTGGTCGTGCTGTGGGCGCTGGGGGACGACCGGACGCGCCGGGTCATCGAGCGGGCGCACGAGCGGGCCATCGCCACGACCCTGCGCTGGCTGGAGGACGAGGTCACAGAAACCCGGTGGGCGTCCGGCCGGGGGCGCGCGAAGGCCCCGGCCTTGGTCGTCGCGGCATTCAGGCACTACGACAACAGGAACGGGTTTCCGCTCCTGCACGAGCACTGTCTGATCGCCAACCGGGCACAGCGCCCGGACAGCTCCTGGTACGCGCTGGACACGGCCCGGCTCTACAAGAACATCGTGGCCGCCGACACGCTGTACACCCTTCAGATGACCACCGAGGTGTGCGAGGAACTCGGGCTGGCGACCGTGCCGAGGGAGGTGACGCCGGGCCTTCGCCCGGTGATGGAGATAGCCGGCGTCGACCAGGAGCTCATCGACTGGTCCTCCACCCGCCGCCGCCGGATCGAGGACGTCCTCGAGGGCATCACCGACGACTACGTGAAGAAGCACGGCCGGCTGCCCGGCGAGCGCGCCCGCCACGGTCTGGCGTGGTGGGCGGCGCAGGAGACCCGCCCGGACAAGAAGACCCCGCGCCCGCTGGACCAGCTGCTCGCGTGGTGGCGTGTCTCCGCGCTCCTGAAGTTCGGGCAGCGGATGGTCGACGAGCTCCTTCAACGGTGCCAGGCGGCCGGGGCGGCGATCCGGGCCCGGGTGGGCCCCTGGGTGGACACCGCGCTCGCCACGGTCGACGTCGCCGCGGTCGTCTTCACCGTGCGCGGAGTCTTCTACCGCCGCCACGTCCTGGCCGAAGCGCGCCGGCATCTGCTGGAGACCCTGCGCGGCCGCGCCTACGCGCCCGGCATCGACACCTACATCGCCGACCGGGCTCTGGAGCGCTACAGCCGTCAGCTCACCGTGCCCCAGAAAGGCCGGCGGGCCCCGGCCCCGGACCAGCTCTCCTACACAGCCGAGTTCACCTCGCCCAGCCGCTGGTGGATCGCGGGCACCGATGGGAAGCCACCCCGGGAGTCGACCCGGTACGAGCGGGCCAAGGTCGCCAGCCACGCCCTGCAGAACGCGATCCGTACCGCCCTCACCGCACCGCCCGCACGGGACGAAGCCCCGGCCGCGACCGCGTCGGCCGCACCCCCACCCGCTGGCGACCACGACCAGGCCGCGCCGCACGGCGTCGACCATCCCGGCGGGGATGCCGCTCAGAGCCCGGCGCAGCGGGTCGCCGCCATCCACGCCCACCAGCAGGCCGCGATGCCGCAGGAGTACCTGGAGGGCCGCACCACTGACCCCGAGACGTGGATCACCTCGCCGCAGAACCTCGCCCACCTCGCCGCCCTCACCCGTGCAGCCGAGGCCCGCGGCCGCACGGTCGAAGAGCAGGCAGACCAGACCAAGCAAGCGCACCAGGCGAAGCAGGCCCCGGCCGCCGACGCACAACAGCACCACACGGCGCAGCCCGACCAGAGCAGGGCAGTTGGCCCCGACCTGTGA
- a CDS encoding IS3 family transposase, with protein MDEAFTGVEVQLGITAACRLTGRSRATHYRSLKPPTVRAPRSHAQVQPSALTDQERSAVLELMNSDEYAELAPAQIWARELDAGRYYCSVSTMYRILREQGQSGERRRQAAHPAKAVPELVATGPSQVFTWDITKAAGPVKGTWYHAYVIIDIFSRYIVGHTVERAESAVRAEELIRETIIRNGIVPQTVHADRGTSMTSKRVSQLLVDLGVTRSHSRPKTSNDNPYSEAHFKTTKYMSDYPERFDSLAHAREWFEAFIAYYNHEHRHSGIGWHTPASVHFGTAEEVRDQRAVTLADAYIRHPERFGRRPRPPRIPQQAWINDPAKRREPAPQTS; from the coding sequence GTGGACGAGGCGTTCACCGGCGTCGAGGTTCAGCTGGGCATCACGGCCGCGTGTCGGCTGACCGGTCGCTCACGTGCCACGCACTATCGCAGCCTCAAGCCCCCGACAGTCCGCGCACCCCGCTCCCACGCGCAGGTGCAGCCCTCGGCCCTGACGGACCAGGAGCGCTCTGCCGTCCTGGAACTGATGAACAGCGACGAGTACGCCGAACTGGCGCCCGCCCAGATCTGGGCCCGCGAGTTGGACGCCGGCCGCTATTACTGCTCCGTCTCGACGATGTACCGGATCCTGCGCGAGCAGGGTCAGTCCGGTGAGCGCCGACGGCAGGCCGCTCATCCCGCCAAAGCAGTGCCCGAGCTGGTCGCAACCGGACCCTCGCAGGTGTTCACCTGGGACATCACCAAGGCGGCCGGACCGGTCAAGGGCACCTGGTATCACGCCTACGTCATCATCGACATCTTCAGCCGCTACATCGTCGGCCACACCGTTGAGCGGGCCGAATCAGCGGTGCGGGCCGAGGAGTTGATCCGCGAGACCATCATCCGCAACGGCATCGTGCCCCAGACCGTGCACGCCGACCGCGGCACCTCGATGACCTCCAAGAGGGTCTCGCAGCTGCTGGTCGACCTCGGCGTCACCCGGTCGCACTCGCGGCCGAAGACCTCCAACGACAACCCCTACAGCGAGGCACACTTCAAGACCACGAAGTACATGTCCGACTACCCCGAACGATTCGACTCGCTGGCCCATGCCCGCGAGTGGTTCGAGGCATTCATCGCGTACTACAACCACGAACACCGGCACTCGGGCATCGGCTGGCACACACCGGCCAGCGTGCACTTCGGCACCGCCGAGGAGGTCCGCGACCAGCGGGCCGTCACCCTCGCCGACGCATACATCCGCCACCCCGAACGCTTCGGCCGCCGCCCCCGACCACCCCGGATACCCCAGCAGGCATGGATCAACGACCCAGCCAAGCGCAGGGAACCCGCACCACAAACCTCATAG
- a CDS encoding ATP-binding protein — MPFTPLHRILGLAPGPLTGDILDAAVTAGVTEHSDLDWKSELPPAKGLPQTDFPKDVAAMANSGGGVIVYGVQETQKAATSRVDVGEFDEGHERALRSAAITAISPPVFGLGVHRVGEAGNRAVVVEIPASVDGPHLIYRHDYFGAPVRNDADTVWMKERQIEAMYRARFDERRHATEALDSLFTEAAAGRDSRKRAWLIAVAHPRLPLVRERLTRDQAQKVMSKAESLALMYAGRGGVHPLESVNRLNPRPGLRRWVLVNTAAAAYSLWKEAWATIHHDGSVTLAAAVGGHRRAASGAEGGEFFEGRHVESSAIECSIADMMALVRATADLTGAGEYDVRVGVEWAGEGPLTILTRDTMGFVYDEVSTPLHRYTPVETTVNAVASDPDFFWQVHDLAQDCVNQGGVSNVLMIRPPERDGSA, encoded by the coding sequence ATGCCTTTCACGCCACTTCACCGCATACTCGGGCTCGCGCCTGGGCCACTGACCGGTGACATCCTGGACGCCGCCGTAACAGCTGGCGTGACGGAACACAGCGACTTGGACTGGAAGTCCGAGCTGCCGCCCGCCAAAGGTCTGCCGCAGACAGACTTCCCGAAGGATGTCGCGGCCATGGCGAACAGCGGCGGCGGTGTGATCGTTTACGGCGTACAAGAGACGCAGAAGGCGGCGACTAGCCGCGTCGATGTCGGCGAGTTCGATGAGGGCCACGAGCGGGCACTGCGAAGCGCCGCGATCACTGCGATCTCTCCGCCAGTGTTCGGGCTGGGTGTGCACCGTGTGGGCGAGGCAGGGAACAGGGCCGTGGTGGTGGAGATCCCGGCTAGCGTCGACGGTCCGCACCTGATCTATCGGCACGACTATTTTGGCGCTCCCGTCCGCAACGACGCCGACACGGTATGGATGAAGGAACGCCAGATCGAGGCCATGTACCGTGCTCGCTTCGACGAGCGCCGCCACGCGACCGAGGCCCTGGACTCGCTGTTCACCGAAGCCGCCGCCGGGCGCGACAGCCGCAAGCGGGCGTGGCTGATCGCGGTTGCCCACCCGCGGCTCCCTCTCGTTCGCGAGAGGCTGACGCGCGACCAGGCGCAGAAGGTGATGTCCAAGGCAGAGAGCCTTGCCTTGATGTACGCGGGGCGGGGTGGTGTTCACCCCCTGGAGAGCGTGAACCGGCTCAACCCTCGCCCTGGCCTGCGCCGGTGGGTCCTGGTGAACACGGCAGCGGCCGCCTACTCCTTGTGGAAGGAGGCGTGGGCCACCATCCACCACGACGGATCGGTCACCCTGGCGGCCGCTGTGGGCGGACACCGGCGTGCTGCTTCGGGCGCTGAGGGCGGGGAGTTCTTCGAGGGCCGCCACGTCGAGTCCTCTGCCATCGAGTGCTCGATCGCGGACATGATGGCGTTGGTCCGAGCGACTGCGGACCTGACCGGTGCCGGCGAGTACGACGTGCGTGTCGGAGTCGAGTGGGCTGGCGAAGGGCCGCTGACAATTCTGACCCGGGACACCATGGGCTTCGTTTACGACGAGGTGTCGACCCCTCTGCATCGGTATACGCCTGTCGAGACGACTGTGAATGCAGTTGCTTCTGACCCGGACTTTTTCTGGCAGGTGCACGACCTGGCGCAGGACTGCGTGAACCAGGGCGGTGTGTCGAACGTTCTGATGATCCGCCCTCCAGAGCGTGACGGGTCGGCGTAG
- a CDS encoding site-specific integrase, producing the protein MDPASVSVEAGLADVVTLQRRRQARISAHDEESFFLDTLSEYQWARDAAGLAQETLDGLIKPVIEVCEFYGTVPWQLSSREVDRYFAGPGKRAQSTMRYKIGKIDRYFAFLEQRYAGEIMSRFGAVVESPIDPFNRPRHRGDFGLRIPPSQAAMKMFFGRWREDLPRARKYLVACRDYVMTKIAYLSGVRAAELCGVCMGDVHWEHGQWGRFVVLGKGASGSGPRPREAYLFQEGRALLWWYIEQIRGEFGDDAEHPRAPLWPSERKPTAIAALNLPIAPAIVPSTFRRALHSAAASYLSGPVTDLFPHLLRHACATHNYERGMTLWEVQKVLGHAWATTTLRYMATAQADPEHANVEASSRAARRLVMDKGNLR; encoded by the coding sequence GTGGACCCGGCCTCGGTGTCGGTCGAGGCCGGGCTCGCTGACGTTGTGACGCTTCAGCGGCGCCGGCAGGCAAGGATCTCGGCGCACGACGAGGAGAGCTTCTTCCTGGACACGCTGTCGGAGTATCAGTGGGCCCGGGACGCGGCGGGGCTGGCGCAGGAGACGCTGGATGGGCTGATCAAGCCGGTGATTGAGGTCTGTGAGTTCTACGGCACGGTGCCGTGGCAACTCTCTTCCCGCGAGGTCGACCGGTACTTCGCCGGGCCGGGGAAGCGGGCCCAGTCGACGATGCGGTACAAGATCGGCAAGATCGACCGGTACTTCGCGTTCCTGGAGCAGCGGTACGCGGGCGAGATTATGAGCCGCTTCGGGGCTGTGGTCGAGTCGCCGATCGATCCGTTCAACAGGCCCCGGCACCGAGGCGACTTCGGGCTGAGAATCCCGCCGTCGCAGGCGGCGATGAAGATGTTCTTCGGCCGCTGGCGCGAGGACCTGCCCCGGGCGCGGAAGTACCTGGTCGCCTGCCGCGACTACGTGATGACGAAGATCGCCTACTTGTCGGGCGTCCGTGCGGCGGAGTTGTGCGGCGTCTGCATGGGGGACGTGCACTGGGAGCACGGTCAGTGGGGCCGGTTCGTCGTCCTGGGCAAGGGCGCGAGCGGTTCGGGACCGCGGCCGCGCGAGGCGTACCTGTTCCAGGAGGGCCGGGCTCTGCTGTGGTGGTACATCGAGCAGATCCGGGGCGAGTTCGGTGATGATGCCGAGCACCCGCGGGCGCCGCTGTGGCCGTCGGAGCGCAAGCCGACGGCGATCGCGGCGCTGAACCTTCCGATCGCGCCGGCGATCGTGCCCTCGACGTTCCGTCGCGCCCTGCACAGCGCGGCGGCGAGCTACCTGAGCGGGCCGGTCACCGACCTTTTCCCGCACCTTCTCCGGCACGCGTGCGCGACCCACAACTACGAGCGCGGGATGACGTTGTGGGAGGTACAGAAGGTCCTCGGACACGCCTGGGCAACCACGACTCTTCGGTACATGGCGACCGCGCAGGCCGATCCTGAGCACGCGAACGTGGAGGCCAGCTCCCGGGCGGCCCGACGACTGGTGATGGACAAGGGGAACCTGAGGTGA
- the mobF gene encoding MobF family relaxase — MLSVAKIQRRNAWRYYIRGVAFGDGRRPAGQSLKDAQELAGLPPGRWLGRGLRALGLTEGAEVSERQLELLFGEGRHPDADRIERGLLDDGVDATTARRPTVLGQPIEEIEARKQTPLLGMDFTFRPQASLVVLWALGDATVRRVIERAHERAVATALRWLEDEVVETRWASDRGRAKTPALVVAAFRHFDNRDGLLLLHEHCLILNRVQRLGADGVPVWGALDTYRLYQNVVAAGTLYTLAMTTEVCEALGGVLGRSAGPYCQVARPAGPAPMDHASS; from the coding sequence ATGCTGAGTGTCGCGAAGATCCAGAGGCGTAACGCGTGGCGGTACTACATACGCGGAGTGGCGTTCGGGGACGGCCGCCGTCCGGCCGGACAGTCGTTGAAGGACGCCCAGGAGCTGGCCGGGCTCCCACCGGGACGGTGGCTGGGGCGTGGTCTGCGTGCGCTGGGACTCACCGAGGGCGCGGAGGTGTCCGAGCGTCAGCTGGAGCTGCTGTTCGGCGAGGGCCGGCACCCGGACGCCGACCGCATCGAGCGCGGCCTCCTGGACGACGGCGTCGACGCGACGACGGCCCGTCGGCCTACCGTGTTGGGGCAGCCGATCGAGGAGATCGAGGCCCGCAAGCAGACTCCGCTGCTCGGCATGGACTTCACGTTCCGGCCGCAGGCGTCGCTGGTCGTGCTGTGGGCGCTGGGCGATGCCACCGTTCGCCGGGTCATCGAGCGGGCCCACGAGCGGGCCGTCGCCACGGCGTTGCGCTGGCTGGAGGATGAGGTTGTCGAGACCCGGTGGGCGTCAGACCGCGGCCGCGCGAAGACGCCGGCGCTCGTGGTCGCCGCCTTCCGTCACTTCGACAACCGCGACGGGCTGCTGCTCCTGCACGAGCACTGCCTGATCCTCAACCGCGTCCAGCGCCTGGGCGCCGACGGCGTTCCGGTCTGGGGTGCTCTGGACACCTACCGCCTCTACCAGAACGTGGTGGCCGCCGGGACGCTGTACACCTTGGCGATGACGACCGAGGTGTGCGAGGCGCTCGGGGGCGTGTTGGGGCGGAGTGCAGGCCCGTATTGCCAGGTGGCGCGTCCTGCGGGTCCAGCGCCCATGGACCACGCGAGTTCGTAG